One window of Papaver somniferum cultivar HN1 chromosome 9, ASM357369v1, whole genome shotgun sequence genomic DNA carries:
- the LOC113308207 gene encoding uncharacterized protein LOC113308207 isoform X2, with amino-acid sequence MGFTSKMFVVSSPISDVKTSNHDYKTLFKTARQCQQHQMVVLRRNKHPQISLYASHYHIMKPRHKATTTTTTTTCILKEERDSSPSFTSCGLKFIRGKKLLSELSTWRIGGPCNYFVQVSDRTQLLSAIRYCREHSIRFLIIGKGSNCLFDDSGFDGCIILNRIDFFEEVKSGIYRVGSGYPFNQLGVRCSNDGFTGLEFASGVPGSVGGGAYMNAGANGQEISDVISSVEILQTDGRLETINQNDLAFSYRKSSFQDMEDLAAIVAVTFKIKPFPLAREQQKAYLTKRRLSQPLGERSAGSVFKNPEGVGVSAGELIEKAGLKGFRLGNAKISEVHANFFINCGGSTSKDMIELINLVKEKVKDKFNVELIEEIQYVSPI; translated from the exons ATGGGGTTTACATCTAAAATGTTTGTCGTCTCCAGTCCTATTTCTGATGTTAAAACTTCTAACCATGATTACAAAACCTTATTTAAAACCGCTCGACAATGTCAACAACATCAAATGGTTGTTTTAAGAAGAAATAAACATCCTCAAATATCTTTGTATGCCTCTCATTATCATATCATGAAACCCCGACACAAGgcaactactactactactactactacctgCATTCTTAAAGAAGAACGAGATTCTTCTCCATCTTTTACTTCATGTGGGTTGAAGTTCATTCGTGGTAAAAAGCTACTTAGTGAACTAAGCACTTGGAGGATTGGAGGCCCTTGTAATTACTTTGTCCAGGTCTCGGATCGGACCCAATTGCTCTCTGCTATCAG ATACTGTCGCGAACATTCGATTCGGTTTCTTATCATCGGCAAAGGATCAAATTGTCTCTTTGATGATTCCGGTTTTGATGGTTGCATAATTCTGAACAGAATTGACTTTTTCGAAGAGGTGAAATCGGGTATATACAGAGTAGGTAGCGGTTACCCGTTCAATCAGTTGGGTGTCCGATGCTCCAATGATGGATTCACGGGTCTTGAGTTTGCATCTGGTGTTCCGGGCAGTGTTGGTGGAGGAGCTTACATGAATGCTGGAGCTAATGGACAA GAGATTTCTGATGTCATTTCCAGTGTTGAGATATTACAGACTGACGGTAGACTTGAAACAATAAATCAAAACGATCTTGCTTTCAGCTACCGCAAATCATCCTTTCAGGACATGGAAGACTTGGCTGCAATTGTGGCTGTTACCTTCAAGATAAAACCTTTTCCATTAGCAAGGGAACAACAGAAAGCATACTTAACAaa GAGACGCTTATCTCAACCACTGGGAGAAAGAAGTGCTGGATCAGTGTTTAAGAATCCAGAAGGCGTTGGCGTCTCAGCGGGAGAATTGATTGAAAAAGCTGGACTGAAAGGTTTCAGATTGGGAAATGCAAAGATATCTGAAGTCCATGcaaatttctttatcaattgtGGTGGCTCAACTTCAAAAGACATGATTGAACTCATAAACTTGGTTAAGGAGAAGGTCAAAGATAAGTTCAACGTAGAGCTCATTGAAGAAATACAATATGTTTCACCCATTTGA
- the LOC113308207 gene encoding uncharacterized protein LOC113308207 isoform X1, which translates to MGFTSKMFVVSSPISDVKTSNHDYKTLFKTARQCQQHQMVVLRRNKHPQISLYASHYHIMKPRHKATTTTTTTTCILKEERDSSPSFTSCGLKFIRGKKLLSELSTWRIGGPCNYFVQVSDRTQLLSAISVLLNRYCREHSIRFLIIGKGSNCLFDDSGFDGCIILNRIDFFEEVKSGIYRVGSGYPFNQLGVRCSNDGFTGLEFASGVPGSVGGGAYMNAGANGQEISDVISSVEILQTDGRLETINQNDLAFSYRKSSFQDMEDLAAIVAVTFKIKPFPLAREQQKAYLTKRRLSQPLGERSAGSVFKNPEGVGVSAGELIEKAGLKGFRLGNAKISEVHANFFINCGGSTSKDMIELINLVKEKVKDKFNVELIEEIQYVSPI; encoded by the exons ATGGGGTTTACATCTAAAATGTTTGTCGTCTCCAGTCCTATTTCTGATGTTAAAACTTCTAACCATGATTACAAAACCTTATTTAAAACCGCTCGACAATGTCAACAACATCAAATGGTTGTTTTAAGAAGAAATAAACATCCTCAAATATCTTTGTATGCCTCTCATTATCATATCATGAAACCCCGACACAAGgcaactactactactactactactacctgCATTCTTAAAGAAGAACGAGATTCTTCTCCATCTTTTACTTCATGTGGGTTGAAGTTCATTCGTGGTAAAAAGCTACTTAGTGAACTAAGCACTTGGAGGATTGGAGGCCCTTGTAATTACTTTGTCCAGGTCTCGGATCGGACCCAATTGCTCTCTGCTATCAG TGTCTTGCTTAACAGATACTGTCGCGAACATTCGATTCGGTTTCTTATCATCGGCAAAGGATCAAATTGTCTCTTTGATGATTCCGGTTTTGATGGTTGCATAATTCTGAACAGAATTGACTTTTTCGAAGAGGTGAAATCGGGTATATACAGAGTAGGTAGCGGTTACCCGTTCAATCAGTTGGGTGTCCGATGCTCCAATGATGGATTCACGGGTCTTGAGTTTGCATCTGGTGTTCCGGGCAGTGTTGGTGGAGGAGCTTACATGAATGCTGGAGCTAATGGACAA GAGATTTCTGATGTCATTTCCAGTGTTGAGATATTACAGACTGACGGTAGACTTGAAACAATAAATCAAAACGATCTTGCTTTCAGCTACCGCAAATCATCCTTTCAGGACATGGAAGACTTGGCTGCAATTGTGGCTGTTACCTTCAAGATAAAACCTTTTCCATTAGCAAGGGAACAACAGAAAGCATACTTAACAaa GAGACGCTTATCTCAACCACTGGGAGAAAGAAGTGCTGGATCAGTGTTTAAGAATCCAGAAGGCGTTGGCGTCTCAGCGGGAGAATTGATTGAAAAAGCTGGACTGAAAGGTTTCAGATTGGGAAATGCAAAGATATCTGAAGTCCATGcaaatttctttatcaattgtGGTGGCTCAACTTCAAAAGACATGATTGAACTCATAAACTTGGTTAAGGAGAAGGTCAAAGATAAGTTCAACGTAGAGCTCATTGAAGAAATACAATATGTTTCACCCATTTGA
- the LOC113308207 gene encoding uncharacterized protein LOC113308207 isoform X3 has protein sequence MGFTSKMFVVSSPISDVKTSNHDYKTLFKTARQCQQHQMVVLRRNKHPQISLYASHYHIMKPRHKATTTTTTTTCILKEERDSSPSFTSCGLKFIRGKKLLSELSTWRIGGPCNYFVQVSDRTQLLSAIRIDFFEEVKSGIYRVGSGYPFNQLGVRCSNDGFTGLEFASGVPGSVGGGAYMNAGANGQEISDVISSVEILQTDGRLETINQNDLAFSYRKSSFQDMEDLAAIVAVTFKIKPFPLAREQQKAYLTKRRLSQPLGERSAGSVFKNPEGVGVSAGELIEKAGLKGFRLGNAKISEVHANFFINCGGSTSKDMIELINLVKEKVKDKFNVELIEEIQYVSPI, from the exons ATGGGGTTTACATCTAAAATGTTTGTCGTCTCCAGTCCTATTTCTGATGTTAAAACTTCTAACCATGATTACAAAACCTTATTTAAAACCGCTCGACAATGTCAACAACATCAAATGGTTGTTTTAAGAAGAAATAAACATCCTCAAATATCTTTGTATGCCTCTCATTATCATATCATGAAACCCCGACACAAGgcaactactactactactactactacctgCATTCTTAAAGAAGAACGAGATTCTTCTCCATCTTTTACTTCATGTGGGTTGAAGTTCATTCGTGGTAAAAAGCTACTTAGTGAACTAAGCACTTGGAGGATTGGAGGCCCTTGTAATTACTTTGTCCAGGTCTCGGATCGGACCCAATTGCTCTCTGCTATCAG AATTGACTTTTTCGAAGAGGTGAAATCGGGTATATACAGAGTAGGTAGCGGTTACCCGTTCAATCAGTTGGGTGTCCGATGCTCCAATGATGGATTCACGGGTCTTGAGTTTGCATCTGGTGTTCCGGGCAGTGTTGGTGGAGGAGCTTACATGAATGCTGGAGCTAATGGACAA GAGATTTCTGATGTCATTTCCAGTGTTGAGATATTACAGACTGACGGTAGACTTGAAACAATAAATCAAAACGATCTTGCTTTCAGCTACCGCAAATCATCCTTTCAGGACATGGAAGACTTGGCTGCAATTGTGGCTGTTACCTTCAAGATAAAACCTTTTCCATTAGCAAGGGAACAACAGAAAGCATACTTAACAaa GAGACGCTTATCTCAACCACTGGGAGAAAGAAGTGCTGGATCAGTGTTTAAGAATCCAGAAGGCGTTGGCGTCTCAGCGGGAGAATTGATTGAAAAAGCTGGACTGAAAGGTTTCAGATTGGGAAATGCAAAGATATCTGAAGTCCATGcaaatttctttatcaattgtGGTGGCTCAACTTCAAAAGACATGATTGAACTCATAAACTTGGTTAAGGAGAAGGTCAAAGATAAGTTCAACGTAGAGCTCATTGAAGAAATACAATATGTTTCACCCATTTGA